ATTATTTCCATTGGGACTATGTTTATTTCTTCTCCAATGGAGCTTGTTGTCATGAGATTTTTAATAGGAGTTGTTATTGGGGCGGACTATCCAATTGCAACTTCTCTAGTGACGGAATTCACACCACGAAAGTACAGGGCTCTTTCTATAGGATTTATTGCAGCAGTTTGGTATGTAGGTGCAACCGCAGCAGATATTGTGGGATATTTTTTGTGCGATGTAGAAGGCGGCTGGCGATGTATGCTGGGCAGCGCGGTTATTCCTTGTATGATACTTCTAATAGGACGGTGGGGTACTCCGGAATCACCCCGGTGGTTGGCACGTAAAGGGCGTGTTGATGAGGCCCGGGCAATTGTACAGCAGTTATTTGGTGCTGATGTGGAATTAGAACCTGAAGAAGTTAAGGAAACACGATATAGCAAGATATTTGAAAAAGGATATTTTAGTAGAATGATATTTGTTGGTACCATATGGGCATGTCAGGTTGTGCCTATGTTTGGTTTATATACATTTGGTCCACAGATAATGAGTGCATTCGGCTTTGGGGCAGGAAAGCAAGCTATTTTAGGTGATATAATCATTAGTATGTTTTTCTTAATCGGCTGTGTTCCTGCAATGTTTTGGTTGAATTCTATAGGTCGTCGTCCCTTGATTATTGGGAGCTTTGCAATGATGACTATTGCATTAGCTGTTTTGGGAGTTTTTCCAAACGCCAATATATGGGTTGTTGTTGCTTCCTTTGGAATATATGCATTCTTTTCTGGTGGTCCTGGCATTTTGCAATGGCTTTATCCCAATGAACTTTTTCCAACTGAGATTCGGGCTTCGGCAGTGGGTGCAGCTATGGCTTTCAGCCGAATTGGGACAGTTTTATCTACTTATGCATTACCAATTTTTATGGATAATCATGGAATTGGACCAACAATGCTTGTTGGCGTAGCCATCTCGCTTCTTGGATTGGTTGTGTCAATTGCTATGGCTCCAGAGACAAAAGGATTGACATTAGCTGAATCAAGTTCGGTAAATTTTAAACATTAAGGGAACATCAAATATCAAACAGCAGCATGCCATAAGCAGTATATTGCTTGATAGATAGTAATTTAGAGAGAATTGCCCATATAAAAGTTATAAAGCCAGATATATGTACCTTGACTATGGTTCAATGAACTATGCAAAAATTTTATATATAGCAACTATGGATATGCTTATTTGGCAAGTGGGATTCCAGAGTTTCCTTACAGTTGGAAGTTAACATTTCTGGCATTACTTGTCATTTCGGGAAGTGTTCTCTTCCAACTGTCATTGGCAGTAGAACAGCTAATTATAGGCATAATGAAAGTCTTACCTGGGATGATATTAGCCGTAAACACTTCTACCCTAGACAGTCAGGATTGGAAAAACGTAAAAGCCGGTAATAGGATATTGATCCCATTACCGGCTTCCATGTTAGCCAAACTAAGAGAGGATACAACTAATGCACAAGCATCGAGGAATTATTTTTTTAATCGCTGCCATTACTTTTTTCAGTATGATGCCGATATGGGTCAAACTAGCCTATACAACAGGACTCTCTGCTTTCGATGTTACCTTTCTGCGTTCTGGTATGGCTGCCGCTATGCTGGGAATATTTATACTCTATCGCAAGATTAATTTTCATGTAGAGAGGCAACAGCTAGGTCCGCTGTTGCTATCGAGTACCCTAGGTTATACAGCCACTATGATAAGTTTGTACTTATCTTATAAATATGTTAGTGCGGGCGTGGCTACTTCGCTGCATTACCTGTTTCCAGTACTGGTCATGCTGCTCGAATATTTTATATATCATGAGAAACTACAGTTTTATAAATGGATGGCTCTCCTGACATCTCTGGCCGGTATCTACCTGATAGCTGAGCCAGGGGGGAGTAGTTTTTCTCTCCGAGGTGTTGGCCTGGCAATAAGTTCAGCCGTATTTTTTACCTTTTATGTGCTGTCAATTAATCATCCTCAGCTAAAAAAGATGGACAGCCTGGTGCTGGCTTTTTATGACTGCTTGATTGCATCTATCACCTCTTTGGTACTGCTTGTGGCTCAGGGGAATTGGCCGCTGACGCTTACACTAAAAGGTTTGTACTATACAGGTTTGGTAAGTTTTTTCTGTACCGCCTTGGCGCTGATTTTTTTCATAAAAGGTGTGCAAAGCATTGGCTCGGCCAATGCTTCCATACTTAGTACCCTGGAACCGGTGCTTAGCCTAGTAGCAGGTATCATCATTTTACATGAACCACTAACCTGGTATACATCACTGGGATGTATATTGATTATAGTTGCCGTCATTCTAATTGGCTATTCAGATCTAAGTGAGGATTCCCCCGCCTAAGAAAGAACTAAAAGCAACTTCAATAAGTAATCGAAACCTTAAGGGTAACTTCAAAGGGGTCAGGTTTGATAATTATCAGGCCTAACCCCTCATTGATTTTAAATAGTAGCTAGAAATCTCTCATCCTTAGCAAATTATTCTATATAAATCTCATGCTGAATGTCGATATCTAATCGTTTCAGCTTATAATATAAACATTGTCTGGACAGATTTAATTCTTTGGCGGTTTGGTTAATATTGCCGGTATTTCTTTTTAGTGCTTGTGTCAAGAGGTCTTTTTCTACTTGCAGCATTATTTGTTTATAATCGTTAATTTTTGGCACGGTGATCGGCAAAATATTATTCTTGAGGATTTTGTCCTGGAGGAACGCGGGTAAATGCTGCACTAACAGGGAAGTATCAGTAGGATCAACTATGTTCATCGCATGCTCGATACAATGACTTAATTCGCGAACATTTCCTGGCCAGTTATAGTTTTCCAGTATTTGAATTACTTCTTCGGATATCTCGTTAATTTTTCTCCCCAGAATCTTATTATATTTATTGATGTAAAACCAGGATAAGGTAATGATATCTTCCTTTCTGTTTCGTAAAGGTGGACATTCTAAAGTGATCACAGCGAGTCTGTAATAAAAATCACTCCTTAGTTTTTCAGTTTCAATGGCTTCTTTAGGGTCAATATTCATAGCACTAATAATTCGAGGGTTTACAGGGATTTCTTTGTTACCTCCCACCCTGCGAATGCGATTCGTTTCCAATGCTCTTAATAGTTTGGACTGGAGAACGATACTCATAGAATTAAGTTCGTCCAGAAAAAGTGTGCCATTTTTTGCTTCTTCGAACAACCCGGCTTTATCCTCAGCTCCGGTAAATGCACCTTTATTTGTCCCAAACAGGATACTTTCTAATAAGGTATCTGGAATGGCTGAACAGTTAACCGCGATAAAAGGCTCTTTGGCTCTTGAGCTGTTGTTATGAATACTCTGGGCAAAGAGCTCTTTGCCTGTTCCTGTTTCTCCCAGAATCATGATCCGTGATTCCGAGCAGGCCATTTTTTTCGCTGTATTAATTACGCTTTGCATGGCTTCTCCAGAACCAATGATGTCATCAAAACAAAACTGGGTTCCGTTATTGTTCGTTCTCTGTAGTTGATTATAAAGGGCTTTTTGAAGTTGAAATACTTTGTCTGTAAGTGCTTGTATTTTGCTTGTGTCTCGACTTATGGCAAATGAACCAATTACCTCTCGTCCCGAAAAAACCGGATATATATCCATTACGAGGTCAACAGGTTGACCAGAGGCTGAGGTATATCTTAGTTTAGTATTTTTCAATACCTTTTTTTCAGCTATTGATCTTACATGTACACTATTTTGTTTACCCAATTTGTAAACATCCAATACATTTTTCCCCAATATATCGCTAATTTTGTAACCATCTATTTTTTCAAAATCTTTTGACACGAAAATAATTTTACCTGTTGCGTCAACTATTGAAAAATAACAATCTTCCAAACAATCTAAGGAATTAATAACCAAGTCGTAATCGGCACTGACATTTTTACAACTTGTTTCAGCTGCGTTAAAGTTTATTAGAGATTTTAACAGGTTGTTTTTGGTCATCTATGTCATCTCCTTAAATGTCATTTATGTTAATTTTAAAAAATACTGAAACTATTGCTGTGAAAATGTTCACTTATCTTGTCTATATTTTAACTTATTTGTGACCATTTGTCCTTGTATAAGCGCGACATTTTCTAATTCCAATAACTTTAAACGTAGCAAAAAAAGTAGCCCCTAGACCAATCTCCCCGCCATTATTATCGAGCCACAGTACCAAATTAAAGCACCTGCTGCAAACCTCCGGTTTTGGCGGGCTGGAGGCCGGAAATAATGTCTGGAGTGGGTTACAACGGATTTTTTTCCAGAAGTATGCTTATGAGGGCGGGGGTGGTTTATACCGGCCTTACCGAACCAGTTCCCTTGGGTGCAGTAAAAGCCAGGGTTCAATTTACCAAAGCCGTCAGCGACCTAGTTTTGATCAAAATCCACAAGTGGTATTGGGAATACAATGGTGGTTTTTAATTTGAATGATGCCTATGAGGGGACTTCCATAGCCAGAGTACCTTTCCAGGGTGGTGTGCTCTTCCAGGACGTTCCTGTTAATCTGGACACAGGTTATTGTTACCTGCTTAATTTTGGCATCCGGGGCAAATTGTAATACGCTGGCAGAGGTACACTGGCTGATGCCAGCGGTATAGATATGGGGCTTGGACTGAGCATTGTTATTCCCAGAGGTGCCTTACAGGGTTTTAACTGGTTAGTTTATTCTGGCATTACCGAGCCAGTTCCCGCAGGTGCTGTAAGGGCCAGAATTCAATTTACAAAGGCCGGAAGCAATTCTGAAGTTGCCTTAACTGATATCGACAAAGTGGTATTCGGACGTTTGGTTTAATGGTGAAAAGAAGGTGCCGGTTGTTGAATTTGGATTCAAACAGCCGGCACGTGACAGTGACCAAAGGGCTAAAGCCTCCGGCACCGTGGGGCTGACAGGCACAGACTAGTTGCAAATTTCTTTTTTCGATGCTTCTGTTAAACTTTTGAGATTGGGATAAAACTTAATAAAGCTGTTTCTTTCTAGTTGAATAAAACGTCGCACCGATGATTCGCTACCAGTAAGTCATACTTTTCGCACTAGGTTAGGGGGGCAGTGTTTTATTGGCATTGCCTTTCCATTTGCCAAGGGAGAGAATCAAGAAATAACAAATTAAAAGTATTGTCTATTTTAAATATAAACTGGGTAATTTAACCAATAGGATATAACTTATGTAAATATGCAGGTTTTTTCTGATTTTGTCCGAAATAGTAAGAAAAACAATTCATGGAGAAAAGAATGAAACTTTTTGACATATACCCGGAGAATTTTTTCTCGGTGTTGACTTCTCCCAATAAAAAAATTTATATTGAGGCATTGTTTGTGATCAAACAGACTTACCAGCACTCCGCCATAATTCCTAAGGAGATTTGGTGGCTGGACTAATAGCCAACCTGGAAAATCAAATGATGGACCTGCAGGAAGAAGAGGGGGTACTGGCCTTTGAAGACAACCTTTCGGGCAGGGCCCATTTTTTGATTAGAAAGTTCCTGGAAACGGGTTGGCTGGAAAGGGAGCAGGACAGCCAAAGTTTTACCGAACAATTTGTGGTGCCTATGTACGCCAGTAAGCTTCTTAATCTTTTCTATGATTTGGTCAGCGGAAAAACCACGGAATACAACGGTTTTGTTTATTCTACCTATTCTATCCTGAAGACAGCGGATGCAGAGCGGGATGATTATATGTTTGACGGACTGCGCCAGGCCCATCAGCTTACGGAGAATCTGGACAATGCTTTGCGGGAGTTGTTGGCCAACTTAAGGTTTTACCATCAGAGGCTGCAGGAACAGGTAGAGGTAAAAGAAATTTTGGCGGAACACTTTGATGTTTTTCGGCAGAAAATCTCCGATAAAATTTATCATCCTCTGAAGACCTTCGACAGTGTGCCACGCTTTAAAAATCGGATTCTTAGAATCCTTAAGAATTGGCTTACTGAGCCTGAGTTGATAGAAGATATGGCTGTTGTGGGTCATAAAAGGGGCTTTGGCCTGGACCCAGAGGCTTGCCGTCAAAGGGTAATCGTTATGATCGGGGAAATAATTGATACCTATGAGGGCATAGATCAGTTGTTAAAGTCCATAGATAAGAAAAACACGGCGTACACCAGGGCCTCTGTGGAGCGGATGCAGTACTACATAAACACGGAACGGGATATTAAAGGCAAACTGGTGGAGATTATGAAACGACTGCCTAAGATGAACGACAGAAAGAGAGAGGAAGAAATCGGACTTTTGAGTAGGGACTTGCCCCTTTTCCAGCAAGTTTATGTTGATGAAGAGTCGTTGTTCACTGAGCCCCGCAAGCGCAAGGAACACTGCCCGCGAACCACCAATCTGGCCAGTTTAATTAACAAAGAAGAGCTAGATTCAGAAATGCAGGAATTTAAAAAGCGTCTGGAAAAGGTCTATTCCCATCATAAGGTGCTGGAATATATCACGGAACAACTGGCCCGGCAGGGTGTCTTAAGGGCCAAAGATTTGCGGTTGGAGACCGATGATGACTTTATCAAACTGATTCTGGCTTGTATTAAAAATGATGAAGCCGATATCCCCTTTACCATTGATTTTAAAGATGATTACCTCTTAGTAAACGGTTATCGGATACCGGAGCTGTTAATTGCTAAGAAGAAGGAGAAGATATCCTGATGTGGGCAGAAGCATGGGAAAAGCTAACGGACAGGGATAAAGAGGAGTTTGTGCGGGTAATTAACCTTTTGTTAAGCAAGACCTTTATCCTGAGGGATGAGTATGAACCTAAGACAAAAAGCTTGGTCATCAACAAAGACTTTCGGTTTGTGGAGAGACACCATTCTCTAATCCAAGAGTATTTAGGAATTGCCGGCTGGTATGTGCAAAATGATGCCTACAGGGGAGTTATTGCCGCTTATAACCGATTTGGCACCAATCGTTATCGTTTAGACAAGCCCAGTACTTATTTTTTATATACATTAAGGCTTATCTATGAAGAGAGTAGGGAAAAGATAGCCCTGGCCAAGCAATGCACGACCACTGTGGGGGAAATGGTGGAAAAAATGTTTTACTTGGGCCTGGTGGAAAAAAAGCCGCCGGACACTCATCTTAGGGAAGGTTTAAACACCCTAAAACGCTTTAACATTATAGAAAAGGTGGAAGGTGATTGGGCCAAAGCCGATACTAGGATCGTAGTGTATCCCTCAATTGAGCTAATTGTTTCAAACGAAAAGATCAGCAACCTATATGACCAGTTGACGGAAGAGGGTGAAGATGATGAAACTACTGACCAGGATATTATTAATTAATTGGCACTATATAAAGTACCAGTGCATTGATTTTTCGGATATTAACTTTTTAACTGGGAAGAACGGTTCAGGAAAGTCGACTATTATCGATGCCTTACAATTAGTGTTGCTGGGTGATACCAGTGGTTTTTACTTTAACAAAGCGGCCAATGACAAGTCCCAGCGCTCGCTAAAGGGATATTTGCGGGGAGAAGTTGCCGAAGATGAAGAAACCAATACGGTTTATTTGAGAAATGATGATTTTTCCAGCTACCTGGTCTTAGAGTTTCATGATAAAAAGAGTAACCAGTATTTTTGCCTGGGAGTTGTTTTTGATTGTTATGACGATGGCAGCCATGACCACCAGTTCTTTTATTTGAATGATAAATTACCGGCTAATCACTTTATTGAGAAAGGCACAGAATTAAATCGAAAGGGGCTCAAAGCCTTCTTTTTCAATAACTATTCTAGAGGCAAGTACCAATTTTTTGAAACCAATAGTAAGTATCAGGAAGTGGCCCTGGGGAAACTGGGCCAGATTAATAAAAAGTTTTTCCGCCTGTTAAAAAAAGCCGTACCTTTTTCGCCAATTATGGACATCAAAGGGTTTATCAGTGAGTTCGTTTGTGATGTGGAAAACAAAATCGACATAACAGACATGCAGGAAAACATTCGCTATTATAAACAATTGGAACATGACCTGGAGATAGTCAAGCGGAAAATTGGCATTTTAAAGGAAATAGAAAGTCAACACAAATTCTATTGCGAAGAACTTCAGCGACTGGAAACCCAAAAATATTTAATTGACCGAGGAATACAGGAACAACTGCAAAACAGAGTTGCTAAAATTGCGCAAGATATTCATCGATTACGGGAAAAAATTGCTGCCAATGAAGGAAGCCTGCGGGAGAAAGAAGAGGAACTCACTTCCCTGCAGGAAGAGAGGGATCACCTTTTTGCGGAAAAAATTAATTCCGATGTGTACAGAAAAAGGGAAGAGTTGGGACGCCAAATTGAAGACCTGCAAAGGGAAAGCAAGGCTATTGAACATAGTAAAGGTATTTTGCTGGGGCTAATCAAAGGCGTCTTATATACCTGGCGGGAAGTTTATCAGTGGTGTCGGGAAAATTTAGCGGAGATGCCCCTGCTGGAAGAACCACTGGACTATTTGGCCAATATCTCTGAGGGCAAGCTGGAATTAATAACCCGGGAAAAATTATGGTTTGTTAAACAAGCACTGCAGGAATATGTAAACAAAATCAATGATGCCTATTCTACGCATAGGACCGAGTTAGATGGTTTAATGCAGTATTTAGGCAGGTTGGAAGAGGAAATCAAAAACCTTCGGCAGGGTATAAAGGCCTTTCCCCCGGCCATACTGGAACTGAAAAATTTGATTGCCGAAAAACTAAGTGCCAAGCACCAAAGAGACATTAAGCCACAGATTTTTGCCGATTTGCTGGAGATTAAAAGTGATCAATGGCGCAATGCCATTGAAGGGTATTTGAATACCCAGAAGTTTTATTTAATTGTTGAACCCAAGTATTTTATTGAAGCCTTAAAGATATATGATGAATTTAAATTTACTCACAAAATATATGATGTGGGTATTGTGGATATCGAGAAAATCATAGCCAGGCACCCCAGACCGCAGCCCAACAGCCTTGCGGAAGAGGTTGAAAGCACAAACCCCTATGCCAGGTCTTACGCCGACTTCCTGCTGGGTCATGTTATAAAATGCGAAAAAGTGGAGCAACTGCGGGATTTCCGGACTTCCATTACCCCCAGTTGTATGCTTTATCACAATTATGTGGCGCGTCAAATTAACCCTCAAAGGTACGAAACCCCGTATATCGGGCAAAGGGCTGTTATCAATCAGCTTAGGCTTAAGGAAGCAAAATATACTGAAGTATCAGAGCAAAGGGATGCTTTGGGACCAAAGGTGGCTAAACTGGCCCAGCTTAGGAACAGCAGTGTTATTAATGATGAAAATATAAGTAGTATTTTGCAAAATAAACAAGCCGTGGACAGGCTGCCACAGGTCACCCATGCGTTAGATAAGGCCACCCGGCAGTTGGCTGCCCTGGACTTGAGTTACCTGACCAGGGTAGAAAAATTATTAAAGGAAGCGGAGAACAATATTGGTGTCGTAAACAAACAAATAAGGGAATTAGAAAAGTCCAAGGGTAAATATTACAGTGAAAGGGACGAAAAAGAAAAAGCCCTGCCTCTGCTGGAGAAGGACATAGCAGCACAAAAAGAGGATATCAAAAGCAGGTATGAGGCCCCCTGGGTGGAAGCAGTAGGGGAACCTAGGTTCCGGCAGGAACTGAGCCAGCGAAAGGACCCTGAGAACATTGTTAATACCTTTACTACAACTGTTAAAGGGACCCAAAGCCGCATAGAAAATAAATGGAAAGCTATGCTAGAGAGCAGGATTATTTACAACCGCGATTATAACGGTGCCTTAGATGTAAATGCCCAGGGTAATGCTGCTTATGCCCAGGAATTGAGGGTCCTGGAAGATACCTCGCTGGTTCAGTATGAGGAAAAAATAAAGGATGCCCAGGAAAAAGCCCAGGAGCAGTTTAAGGAAGATTTCATCAGTAAACTGAAGAAAAACATTGAGGATGCACGGGAGCAAATTGATGATTTGAATAAAGCCCTAAAAGATATACCCTTTGGTCGGGATAAGTACAGGTTCACTGTAACCCCTAACCCTCATTATAAAAAGTACTACGAAATGATTACCGATGATATGTTGCTGGAAGGGTTGACCCTTTTTTCCGCATCTTTTCAGAGCAGATATCAGGATGTGGTGGAGGAGCTTTTCCGCCAGATTATTGATGTGGATGAAGGCCTGGTAAGCGCCGATCGGCGGGAAGAATTGAATAAGAACTTGGATAAGTTTACCGATTATCGGACTTACCTGGACTTTGATCTGGCAGTGACCGACGACAGGGGGATGGAGTCAAGATTATCCAGGGTAATAGCCAAAAAATCAGGGGGAGAGACCCAGACCCCCTTCTATATTTCTGTATTGGCATCCTTTGTTCAGTTATACCGGATTAAAAGCAGGAACCAGGATAACACTGTGCGGATTTTGGTCTTTGACGAAGCCTATAGTAAGATGGACCATCAGCGGATTAAAGAAAGTATTAACCTGATCCGGAAGCTAGGGCTGCAGGTTATTCTCTCTGCGCCCACAGAAAAAATCGGTGACATCGCCCCCTTAGTGGATAGGAACCTGTGTGTCACCAGGATAAAAAATGAGACAGTTATAAAATCCTTTGACCCCAGGGAAGTAGAGGGGGCTTAGCATGGAATTTCGGGAACATATATTAAATACCTTACTGGATAAATATGAAAAAAGCCTACATTATCAGGGCAAAGCTAAAGTTAACAGAAAGATAGCCTTATCCTTTAATGCCAAGAACTTCCCTTGGTACTGGAAAAGTGAGGCGCCCCACCTGAAGAAAGCAATTCACCAGGTTGTGGAGGATTTGGCCGGGCAAGGTATTGTAGCTTATAAATGGTTGCCCTTTGAAAAGGGAAATTTGCTAGATTCCGTCTGGCTTAACCTGGAGCAGGTCGATACAGCCTATCGTGTTATTGGACGGCAACCGAGAAAAGACAAAATAAAGGAAGTAGTTGGGGAATTAGAAAACCTTTTGCCCCAAATTACTCAGGAGTGGGTAAAGAATTTCCTTATTGATTGCTTAAAAGAAATGCAGGATAAAAAAGACTTCCCGTTGCTCTTGCCGGCGGAAAAAGAAGAAAGGGAATTATTATTGAAAAGTTTCCTGGGGCTGGAAGATAAAAGGGATACCGTTCTTTTGGAGCGGGTTTTCAGTTTAAAATACCTGGGACATAGTAAGGTTTTTCAAAGGAAAGTAAAAGGACGTTTAACACGCATTGCTGTTCAGTACCTGCTGAACAACTCAGAGCTGCTAGAGGACGAGGTCATTCAGGAACTGGGCATCGAAAAAAACTCTGAGGAAGTATTGGTCTGCGGTGCAATAACTTTACTTTATAAAGATAAAAAAATAGATTATGCCAATTCTCCCTTCGGTGGTGTAGTTGATACAAAATATTTTTCCAAAATGAAAATAGGCTCTGTGAAGGCTGCAAAGGTAATTACTATTGAAAACAAGGCCAATTTCCACTACCTGGTAAACAATGGGATGGTTGATAGCACCCTTTTAATATACCTGGGGGGGTTTCCTGGTCCCCAAAAGAGAGATTTCTTGGTCAATCTTTACCAATTAAAGCCGAATGTTTCTTTTTATCATTGGGGCGATATTGACTTGGGCGGGTTTAGAATATTTGAGACCTTAAGAAAAGTAATTCCAACAATAAAGCCTCTTTTTATGGATGAGAGTACACTATTAAAGTATAAGGGTTACTGTGATGAGCTAGAAAATAACTATGCAAGGCAGTTGGAAAAGCTGTTGGATAAAGTGGAATATAAAACCTTTTGGCCCGTAATCAAAGTCATGTTAAAAGATAAAATTCGTTTGGAACAGGAAGCTCTTTTGGTATCGGAAGTTGATATGTAAAGTAAAAAGGGGCAAAAATCCCACTAGGATTAACTGTTTTTCCGTCAGGGGCGGTAAATACCAAAACAGTCCTTTTGGGGTTGGGTGTGCTTACGTCACAAACAATATTAATTAATGGAGACGGTTTATAAACATGGTAATGGCTATGTTCGTATGTTGTTTGGCCGATTATTTGATGATAGTGGCCTCCTTCGGAATTATTTAAATATATTACGCAAACCAATGAAGTAAAGTACCAATAGCCTAGAAAATATTTAGACTCGGTTAAGCTGATGTCGGTATGGCCGTTGGCACCTGGTTCGGCATAGAGGCTGATACGGATTCTGTGGAGGAAGAGTTTATCGAGGTAGGAACGGCAGAGATTATCGATATATGTCGGAATTTTTATGAAGGATAATCATAACACATGACGAATTTCCAGGATTTGTAGGTATATATACCTATAATTTTATGGAAAGAAGTGTCTGGGTTGTCGGAAATTGAGAAGTTATTAAAAAAGATTGAGTTTTTGCGGTATGAGCTTAATTGTTTAGCTAGAAATAAACATCTTGTAGACCCAGAGGTTGTTAATACAAGTGAAAGGTTAGATAGAGCACTGGTTCTGTATTATAAACTGAGGGATATGAGGTTTGTTAGTAAAACCAGCGTAGGATAGTGTCGGAATTTATGTGAAGGTTTAGCATCCTTTCTTGCCGAAGTTTGATGGGAGAGAGGGGGGCTTCATATGAGTGATGATATTTGTATTAAAACAAAAAAACAAATTGCAAAACATATGGAAGCAATAAAGAGATTGAGAGAAGACCTAGACTCTTATGTAGGAACTGCTAAAGAGTCACAAGTTGGAAGTGATCCGGAAAATATACATGAGAGAATTCATCAACATGAAGAGAAAATTCAGAATTTGCAAGATTTATTAACGCATAATGGTTGTTGAGTCCTTCTAAGGCTCTTTTCTTAAACATATTGATTATATTGTTGCCCGTGGCTAATGTTAATCCTCTGCTGTATTACTGGTAGCAAAGGTAGCTTTGAAAGCGAGGGCACGATTAACCAGATCCAGAAGTTAATTAAACACTAAAACAGGGAGACTATATTAATCTCCCGGTTTACAAAGTTTATCCATGCTGACACTTAGTGCAACTGCTAATTTCAAGGCAGTGGAGACCCTACAATCTCCACGCCTTTCAATATCTTCCAAGGTTCTGACGGGTACGCCAGATATTTCCGATAGTTTGCGGACGCTTAATCCCTGTTCCTGCCTGATTTTCTTAAGCTGCATGTTATCACCTCTTTTTCAACGCCTCAAAGGAAGCCTTAGCATCCGGTAAAAAATTGTGAAATTTTATGAGTTTTTCACAAGGCTGTTCATTGCAAACTGCACAGTTTTCTAAACCCTTGTTACTACAGCACTGTTTGATTTTGCAAGACTGGCAAAAGTCAAGCAACCTTCCTCCTACGGTAAGACATCCGTCACAATTGATGTCTTCGGATTTCAGAACTAGCCCAAACTTTTCAGCTAAAAAGACCGCGGTTTTTCCCTGGCGGTGTCATCATCGTTTTTAGTAGCCAAAAACGAGGGGTAGTTAGAGCAGACAAGCCCGCAATAAGCGATCATTCTAGACATCAGGTTATTCTCCT
This genomic interval from Desulforamulus reducens MI-1 contains the following:
- a CDS encoding ATP-binding protein: MMKLLTRILLINWHYIKYQCIDFSDINFLTGKNGSGKSTIIDALQLVLLGDTSGFYFNKAANDKSQRSLKGYLRGEVAEDEETNTVYLRNDDFSSYLVLEFHDKKSNQYFCLGVVFDCYDDGSHDHQFFYLNDKLPANHFIEKGTELNRKGLKAFFFNNYSRGKYQFFETNSKYQEVALGKLGQINKKFFRLLKKAVPFSPIMDIKGFISEFVCDVENKIDITDMQENIRYYKQLEHDLEIVKRKIGILKEIESQHKFYCEELQRLETQKYLIDRGIQEQLQNRVAKIAQDIHRLREKIAANEGSLREKEEELTSLQEERDHLFAEKINSDVYRKREELGRQIEDLQRESKAIEHSKGILLGLIKGVLYTWREVYQWCRENLAEMPLLEEPLDYLANISEGKLELITREKLWFVKQALQEYVNKINDAYSTHRTELDGLMQYLGRLEEEIKNLRQGIKAFPPAILELKNLIAEKLSAKHQRDIKPQIFADLLEIKSDQWRNAIEGYLNTQKFYLIVEPKYFIEALKIYDEFKFTHKIYDVGIVDIEKIIARHPRPQPNSLAEEVESTNPYARSYADFLLGHVIKCEKVEQLRDFRTSITPSCMLYHNYVARQINPQRYETPYIGQRAVINQLRLKEAKYTEVSEQRDALGPKVAKLAQLRNSSVINDENISSILQNKQAVDRLPQVTHALDKATRQLAALDLSYLTRVEKLLKEAENNIGVVNKQIRELEKSKGKYYSERDEKEKALPLLEKDIAAQKEDIKSRYEAPWVEAVGEPRFRQELSQRKDPENIVNTFTTTVKGTQSRIENKWKAMLESRIIYNRDYNGALDVNAQGNAAYAQELRVLEDTSLVQYEEKIKDAQEKAQEQFKEDFISKLKKNIEDAREQIDDLNKALKDIPFGRDKYRFTVTPNPHYKKYYEMITDDMLLEGLTLFSASFQSRYQDVVEELFRQIIDVDEGLVSADRREELNKNLDKFTDYRTYLDFDLAVTDDRGMESRLSRVIAKKSGGETQTPFYISVLASFVQLYRIKSRNQDNTVRILVFDEAYSKMDHQRIKESINLIRKLGLQVILSAPTEKIGDIAPLVDRNLCVTRIKNETVIKSFDPREVEGA
- a CDS encoding DUF2220 domain-containing protein encodes the protein MEFREHILNTLLDKYEKSLHYQGKAKVNRKIALSFNAKNFPWYWKSEAPHLKKAIHQVVEDLAGQGIVAYKWLPFEKGNLLDSVWLNLEQVDTAYRVIGRQPRKDKIKEVVGELENLLPQITQEWVKNFLIDCLKEMQDKKDFPLLLPAEKEERELLLKSFLGLEDKRDTVLLERVFSLKYLGHSKVFQRKVKGRLTRIAVQYLLNNSELLEDEVIQELGIEKNSEEVLVCGAITLLYKDKKIDYANSPFGGVVDTKYFSKMKIGSVKAAKVITIENKANFHYLVNNGMVDSTLLIYLGGFPGPQKRDFLVNLYQLKPNVSFYHWGDIDLGGFRIFETLRKVIPTIKPLFMDESTLLKYKGYCDELENNYARQLEKLLDKVEYKTFWPVIKVMLKDKIRLEQEALLVSEVDM
- a CDS encoding aspartyl-phosphate phosphatase Spo0E family protein, which translates into the protein MSGLSEIEKLLKKIEFLRYELNCLARNKHLVDPEVVNTSERLDRALVLYYKLRDMRFVSKTSVG
- a CDS encoding helix-turn-helix domain-containing protein: MQLKKIRQEQGLSVRKLSEISGVPVRTLEDIERRGDCRVSTALKLAVALSVSMDKLCKPGD
- a CDS encoding DUF3795 domain-containing protein, which encodes MKSEDINCDGCLTVGGRLLDFCQSCKIKQCCSNKGLENCAVCNEQPCEKLIKFHNFLPDAKASFEALKKR